Proteins from a single region of Chryseobacterium sp. W4I1:
- the serS gene encoding serine--tRNA ligase: protein MLQVNFLRDNKERVLEGLQKRQFKNLGLVDDAIAADDERKRIQFELDSQLSEINKISKEIGLLMKEGKKEEAESSKSKTAQFKESSKELQSQLDVTEKTLLDILYQIPNIPYELVKSGVSAEDNENIFQSHTVEGLGEGAIPHWELAKKYNLIDFELGVKIAGAGFPVYLGKGARLQRALVQYFLDKNVEKGYMEVNPPHVVNEASGYGTGQLPDKEGQMYHVGADDLYLIPTAEVPVTNLYRDVLLEEKDLPIKNTAFSQCYRREAGSYGAHVRGLNRLHQFEKVEIVRLEKPENSYAVLEEMVEHIKEILTDLELPFRVLRLCGGDTGFAAAMTYDFEVWSAAQEMWLEVSSVSNFETFQSNRLKCRYKTEGKSQLVHTLNGSAMALPRIMAALLENNQTEEGIRIPKKIAEYARFDLIS, encoded by the coding sequence ATGTTACAAGTCAATTTTTTACGCGACAATAAAGAACGCGTTTTAGAAGGTCTTCAAAAAAGACAATTCAAGAATCTTGGGTTGGTAGACGATGCGATCGCTGCTGACGACGAAAGAAAAAGAATCCAGTTTGAACTAGATTCCCAGCTTTCCGAGATCAACAAAATCTCCAAAGAAATCGGACTTTTGATGAAGGAAGGAAAGAAAGAAGAAGCGGAGTCCTCAAAATCTAAAACAGCACAATTCAAGGAGTCGAGTAAAGAACTGCAGTCCCAATTGGATGTAACAGAGAAAACTTTGCTGGATATTTTATACCAGATCCCCAACATTCCTTATGAATTGGTGAAAAGTGGAGTTTCTGCAGAAGATAACGAAAATATTTTTCAGTCTCATACCGTGGAAGGCCTTGGAGAAGGTGCCATTCCGCACTGGGAACTAGCCAAAAAATATAACCTGATTGATTTTGAACTTGGAGTGAAAATTGCCGGTGCCGGTTTCCCTGTTTATCTGGGTAAAGGAGCAAGACTTCAGAGAGCTTTGGTTCAGTATTTCTTAGATAAGAATGTTGAAAAAGGATATATGGAGGTGAACCCTCCTCACGTTGTGAATGAAGCTTCAGGCTACGGTACAGGACAACTTCCGGATAAGGAAGGGCAGATGTATCATGTGGGAGCAGATGACCTGTATTTAATTCCTACAGCAGAAGTTCCGGTAACCAACCTTTACCGTGATGTATTGCTTGAAGAAAAAGATCTTCCGATCAAAAATACAGCATTCTCTCAGTGCTACAGAAGAGAAGCGGGTAGCTACGGAGCACATGTAAGAGGTCTGAACCGTCTTCACCAGTTTGAAAAGGTAGAGATCGTAAGACTTGAAAAGCCTGAAAATTCTTATGCTGTTTTAGAAGAAATGGTAGAGCATATCAAAGAGATCTTAACTGATCTTGAACTTCCGTTCAGAGTATTGAGACTTTGCGGTGGAGATACAGGTTTTGCGGCAGCCATGACGTATGATTTTGAAGTATGGAGTGCAGCGCAAGAAATGTGGCTGGAGGTAAGCTCTGTTTCTAATTTTGAGACCTTTCAGTCTAACCGTCTGAAATGCCGTTACAAAACAGAAGGAAAGTCTCAGCTGGTGCATACCTTAAACGGTTCAGCAATGGCTCTTCCAAGAATTATGGCTGCATTACTGGAAAATAATCAGACAGAAGAAGGAATCAGAATTCCTAAGAAGATTGCTGAATATGCAAGATTCGATCTGATCAGCTAG
- a CDS encoding oligosaccharide flippase family protein, translating into MKSLKDFLRSFFNNNGHYVFLSFLIAKICGFIGTLLVIRLLPENEFGVLSIVISVLTIFLPFTGFGSGQSLMRFGSISSDDEEKRKISSYFFFKGILFEILLIILFLSISIFYFKKYDDIFIIFIFCAVRLGGFYFVNHIQSFYRITAKNQTFAKINNVVNIGGLLLILVLTYFFKFYGYLIAIAITPYLSLFWLKKDIYSFHQFIPENYKEMWKYGAFTAATSLISDTLFSLDILLLGFLMNESAVANYRVAILIPSNITFLAISFLQSDFPLLSKNYKNKAFLRSYVINFHKVFIPICIGIFVFFIFFSRYILKYFFGSAYIDNSELLMILLIGFNVGMLTRNLYGNLLPAVGKIEINTWVGLASLIFLGGTAYLLIPVYGVIGMGIAMTSTILIAGFAYLIFFFLYLRKLP; encoded by the coding sequence ATGAAAAGCCTGAAAGACTTTCTGAGGAGCTTCTTTAATAATAATGGACATTACGTTTTTTTATCTTTTCTGATTGCCAAAATTTGTGGCTTTATTGGGACTTTGTTAGTAATTAGATTACTTCCTGAAAATGAATTTGGGGTTTTAAGTATTGTTATTTCTGTACTTACAATCTTTCTACCTTTCACAGGCTTTGGAAGCGGACAAAGCCTCATGAGATTTGGATCTATTTCATCTGATGATGAAGAAAAACGGAAAATTTCTTCCTATTTTTTTTTCAAAGGAATACTATTCGAAATTCTATTAATCATTTTATTTTTAAGTATCTCCATTTTTTATTTTAAGAAATACGATGATATTTTTATCATCTTTATTTTTTGTGCCGTGAGACTTGGTGGATTTTATTTTGTAAACCATATTCAGTCATTTTACAGGATTACAGCGAAGAATCAAACGTTTGCAAAAATCAATAATGTGGTCAATATCGGTGGGTTACTTTTAATTCTGGTTCTGACTTATTTCTTTAAATTTTACGGTTACCTCATTGCCATTGCCATTACACCTTATCTTTCATTATTTTGGCTTAAAAAAGATATTTATTCATTTCACCAGTTTATTCCTGAAAATTATAAAGAAATGTGGAAATATGGTGCATTTACAGCTGCAACATCTCTTATTTCTGACACGCTGTTTTCACTGGATATTCTTTTACTTGGTTTTTTAATGAATGAAAGTGCTGTTGCAAATTACCGCGTTGCCATCCTGATACCTTCCAATATCACTTTTTTAGCGATTAGTTTTTTGCAAAGTGATTTTCCATTGCTTTCAAAAAATTATAAGAATAAAGCGTTTTTAAGATCCTATGTAATCAATTTTCACAAAGTATTCATCCCTATTTGTATCGGAATATTTGTTTTCTTTATTTTTTTTAGTCGTTATATCTTAAAATATTTTTTTGGATCTGCCTATATTGATAACTCGGAGTTACTCATGATTTTATTAATAGGATTTAATGTAGGAATGCTGACCAGGAATCTTTACGGGAATCTTCTTCCGGCTGTAGGAAAAATTGAAATTAATACCTGGGTGGGCCTAGCTTCGCTCATCTTTCTTGGAGGGACCGCTTATCTATTAATTCCGGTCTATGGTGTTATAGGGATGGGGATTGCTATGACATCGACGATATTGATAGCAGGATTTGCGTACCTTATTTTTTTCTTTTTGTACCTGAGGAAACTTCCGTAA
- a CDS encoding glycosyltransferase family 4 protein: MERKKILFISSWFPNKIEPTNGNFVQRHAEAVAKIHDVEILHAIGDFNQKQKYLVDDQLINGIRTYIVYYRNSKNPAQNFLRRMTAYKRGFYELQRPDLIHANVMHNSMLFAVYLKKKFKIPFVITEHWTALRKVNKDRTPFITKFIAKLIGNTADYVLPVSHDLEKGLKEIGIKTAVKVIPNVVNTDLFKPAGKSNSDFTFIHVSNLIPRKNADKILKVALQLLSEGYQFNLQLGGDGDVDQLKEAVKKANAEERIEIFGIQTIAQVAERMQRSDCFILFSDDENQPCVIAEAFACGLKVISTNVGGIGEFFPENAGILLPKVDEQQLFSAMRTSLERTKYDAASSISQYARATFSQEIIAQEFSEVYQIVSKNLNS, translated from the coding sequence TTGGAAAGAAAAAAAATACTCTTTATCTCCTCCTGGTTTCCCAATAAAATAGAGCCTACCAATGGAAATTTTGTGCAACGTCATGCCGAAGCGGTGGCCAAAATTCACGACGTTGAAATCCTGCATGCCATTGGTGATTTTAATCAAAAACAAAAATATTTGGTGGATGATCAGTTGATCAATGGTATCAGAACCTATATTGTTTATTACAGGAATTCAAAAAATCCGGCTCAGAATTTTTTACGGAGAATGACGGCTTATAAAAGAGGATTTTACGAATTGCAGAGACCAGATCTGATCCATGCCAACGTGATGCACAATTCTATGCTTTTTGCGGTGTATCTTAAGAAAAAATTTAAAATACCATTTGTAATTACCGAACACTGGACGGCTTTGAGAAAAGTTAATAAGGACCGGACTCCTTTTATTACAAAATTTATTGCAAAACTTATTGGAAATACAGCAGATTATGTTCTCCCTGTAAGCCATGATTTAGAAAAAGGGTTAAAAGAAATTGGGATAAAGACTGCCGTAAAAGTGATCCCAAATGTTGTCAATACGGATCTTTTTAAACCAGCAGGAAAATCAAATTCGGACTTTACATTTATTCATGTTTCCAATTTGATTCCCAGAAAAAATGCGGATAAAATATTAAAGGTTGCATTACAACTACTCTCAGAAGGATATCAGTTTAATCTGCAGTTGGGTGGTGATGGGGATGTAGATCAATTAAAAGAAGCGGTAAAGAAGGCAAACGCTGAAGAAAGAATAGAAATTTTTGGAATACAAACGATAGCTCAGGTGGCGGAACGGATGCAGAGATCAGATTGTTTTATCCTTTTTAGTGATGATGAAAATCAACCTTGTGTCATTGCGGAGGCCTTTGCATGCGGTTTGAAAGTGATCTCCACAAATGTCGGCGGGATCGGTGAGTTTTTCCCTGAAAATGCAGGCATATTACTTCCGAAAGTAGATGAACAACAATTGTTTTCGGCAATGCGGACGAGTTTGGAAAGGACAAAATATGATGCCGCATCTTCTATTTCTCAATATGCAAGAGCTACTTTTTCCCAGGAAATTATTGCACAGGAATTTTCTGAAGTTTACCAAATAGTTTCTAAAAACTTAAATTCATGA
- a CDS encoding class I SAM-dependent methyltransferase, giving the protein MLKINKFLSFIRIILKNPSIINLIVNSRSEAENKFRKYYPQLKALPQIDIKDLNNDVVESIESFLLDGSSLITDLQLLATIAARKEVNSYIEIGTWRGESVHNVARQITDCTTINLSKEEMKEMGWNPKYAEQHGILSNKNSSILHLEANTKSFDFSSLRKKYDLIFIDGDHSYEMVLNDTKKVFEHLVHDHSIVVWHDYAYNPQNIRYEVFQAILDGIGKENHVYLYHPKNSMCAVFIKEKLPTSVFDEMDIPERLFQIGIQQQPFSDNPSKINEIV; this is encoded by the coding sequence ATGCTTAAAATTAATAAATTTCTATCTTTTATCAGAATAATTCTCAAAAATCCGAGCATAATTAACCTGATTGTAAACAGTAGAAGTGAGGCTGAAAACAAATTCAGGAAATATTATCCTCAGCTCAAAGCTTTACCGCAAATTGACATAAAAGATCTGAATAATGATGTGGTAGAATCTATAGAAAGCTTTTTGCTGGATGGTAGTTCGTTAATTACAGATTTACAACTTCTTGCCACGATTGCAGCAAGAAAAGAGGTGAATTCATATATAGAAATAGGGACCTGGCGTGGAGAGAGTGTACACAATGTTGCCCGGCAGATTACCGATTGTACCACTATTAATTTATCTAAAGAGGAGATGAAGGAGATGGGATGGAATCCCAAATATGCAGAACAACACGGAATACTTTCGAACAAAAATTCAAGCATTCTTCATTTAGAAGCAAACACTAAAAGCTTCGATTTCAGCTCGCTTCGTAAGAAATATGATTTAATCTTTATTGATGGAGACCACAGCTATGAAATGGTTTTGAATGACACCAAAAAAGTTTTTGAACATTTGGTTCACGACCATTCTATTGTAGTCTGGCATGATTACGCATACAATCCACAAAATATCCGTTATGAAGTTTTCCAGGCGATATTAGATGGTATTGGAAAAGAAAACCACGTCTATCTTTACCATCCAAAAAATAGCATGTGTGCAGTCTTTATAAAAGAAAAATTACCGACTTCAGTTTTTGATGAAATGGACATTCCTGAAAGGCTTTTCCAAATTGGAATTCAACAGCAACCTTTTTCCGATAATCCATCCAAAATTAATGAGATTGTTTAA
- a CDS encoding (Fe-S)-binding protein yields MDFNIKTMAEYAAEGKAPEVLFWVGCAGSFDDRAKKITKAFCKILNKIGVEFAVLGQEESCTGDPAKRAGNEFVFQMMALTNIEVLNAYEVKKIVTACPHCFNTLKNEYPSLGGHFDVVHHTQFLKTLMEEGRLKIEGGAFRGKKITFHDPCYLGRANDEYEAPRMLLEKLDAELVEMKRCKTNGLCCGAGGAQMFKEPEKGNKDINIERTEEALSFEPKVIATGCPFCNTMMTDGVKHFNKNEEVAVKDIVELLAEAEDL; encoded by the coding sequence ATGGATTTCAATATAAAAACAATGGCAGAATATGCTGCCGAAGGAAAAGCCCCGGAAGTTTTATTTTGGGTTGGATGTGCCGGAAGTTTTGACGACCGCGCCAAAAAAATTACAAAAGCATTTTGCAAGATATTAAATAAAATAGGTGTTGAATTTGCTGTTCTTGGACAGGAAGAAAGCTGTACCGGAGATCCTGCAAAAAGAGCTGGAAACGAATTTGTTTTCCAGATGATGGCTCTTACCAACATTGAGGTTCTGAATGCTTACGAAGTAAAAAAAATTGTAACGGCCTGCCCTCACTGCTTCAATACCCTTAAAAATGAATATCCAAGCTTAGGAGGACATTTCGATGTAGTACACCATACCCAGTTCCTGAAGACATTAATGGAAGAAGGACGACTGAAGATTGAAGGAGGAGCTTTCAGAGGGAAAAAGATTACTTTCCATGATCCATGCTACTTGGGAAGAGCCAACGATGAGTACGAAGCTCCAAGAATGCTTCTGGAGAAGCTGGATGCTGAGCTTGTTGAAATGAAACGTTGCAAAACTAATGGCCTATGCTGTGGAGCAGGAGGTGCGCAGATGTTTAAAGAGCCTGAAAAAGGAAATAAAGACATCAACATAGAAAGAACGGAAGAAGCGTTATCTTTCGAGCCTAAAGTGATTGCAACCGGCTGTCCTTTCTGTAACACGATGATGACAGACGGCGTAAAACATTTTAACAAAAATGAAGAAGTAGCTGTAAAAGATATTGTAGAACTTCTTGCAGAAGCAGAGGATCTGTAA
- a CDS encoding (Fe-S)-binding protein encodes MQYIDNIIFLILLVAGFGLFAKSLQKIYRNIKLGREINRSDRKPERWETMATVAMGQSKMGKRPVAGILHLFVYVGFVIINIELVEIIVDGIFGTHRFLASILGDTFYNFFTATLEILALLVIIGVVIFFIRRNFYGVKRLNMKELFGWPKNDANWILIIEFALMVAFFSMNASESVLQARNTEGFHHIGSFPISEMLFVPFLNIFSFDSGFLVFIERGAWWFHFVGILFFMNYLYYSKHLHILLAFPSTWFANLDKKGKFNNLDSVTKEIKLMMDPNADPYAAPAEGAEADVPSKFGAEDIFDLNQVQLLNAYSCTECGRCTSVCPANITGKKLSPRLILMKTRDRLEEVGRNIDKNGKFEDDGKKLLNDYITKEELWACTTCNACTEACPILLDPLSIIFEMRRFLVMEQSAAPQELNLMMTNVENNAAPWQYNQADRLNWANEN; translated from the coding sequence ATGCAGTACATCGATAACATCATTTTTCTGATCTTATTAGTTGCGGGATTTGGGCTCTTTGCTAAAAGCCTGCAAAAGATTTACAGAAATATCAAATTAGGAAGAGAGATCAATAGAAGCGACAGGAAGCCCGAACGCTGGGAAACCATGGCCACAGTGGCAATGGGCCAGAGTAAAATGGGAAAACGTCCTGTAGCGGGTATTCTTCACCTTTTTGTATATGTAGGTTTTGTTATTATCAATATTGAACTGGTAGAAATTATTGTTGACGGAATTTTTGGAACCCACAGATTCCTGGCTTCCATTCTTGGAGATACTTTCTACAATTTTTTTACAGCAACATTAGAGATACTGGCTCTTTTAGTCATAATCGGGGTTGTTATTTTCTTTATCAGAAGAAACTTCTATGGCGTTAAAAGGCTTAATATGAAAGAGCTTTTTGGTTGGCCTAAAAATGATGCCAACTGGATTCTAATCATAGAATTTGCTCTGATGGTGGCTTTCTTTAGCATGAATGCTTCAGAATCTGTTTTACAGGCTAGAAACACAGAAGGTTTTCATCATATTGGTTCTTTTCCAATTAGTGAGATGCTTTTTGTTCCATTTTTAAATATATTTAGCTTTGACAGCGGATTCTTGGTTTTTATTGAAAGAGGGGCATGGTGGTTCCATTTTGTAGGGATTCTTTTCTTCATGAACTACCTTTACTACTCTAAGCATTTACACATTCTTCTTGCATTTCCAAGTACCTGGTTTGCCAACCTTGATAAAAAAGGGAAATTCAATAATCTTGATTCTGTAACCAAAGAGATCAAATTAATGATGGATCCTAATGCCGACCCTTATGCAGCTCCGGCTGAAGGGGCTGAAGCAGATGTTCCTTCTAAATTTGGAGCAGAGGATATATTTGACCTTAATCAGGTACAGTTACTTAATGCATATTCTTGTACAGAATGTGGAAGATGTACTTCGGTATGTCCTGCCAACATTACAGGTAAAAAACTTTCTCCGAGACTGATCCTTATGAAAACAAGAGACAGGCTGGAAGAAGTGGGTAGAAATATCGACAAAAACGGAAAATTCGAAGACGATGGCAAGAAGCTTCTGAATGATTATATCACAAAAGAAGAGCTTTGGGCATGTACTACATGTAATGCATGTACGGAAGCTTGCCCTATATTGCTGGATCCACTTTCTATTATCTTTGAAATGAGAAGATTCCTCGTAATGGAGCAGTCCGCTGCGCCTCAGGAACTGAATCTTATGATGACGAATGTAGAAAACAATGCAGCTCCCTGGCAGTATAACCAGGCAGACCGTCTGAACTGGGCAAATGAAAATTAA
- a CDS encoding MlaD family protein, which translates to MKFSKELKAGVIALLAIVGFVLLFQFMKGRSLFTTDNIFYAKYDNVEGLAQSSAVSINGLKVGQVDKIIPRTAKDGKISFVVKITVDNNFEFSKNSTLEIFEPGLMSGKEMRVNLMYGGPTAKDGDTLLGAFKLGTLGSLSSQVGPVKDQLQNVLHRVDSLMANANQLVDGQNRAEIKALLANLNKTVGALQTTAGSVNTLVGHNDPKLQKVLDDAAVTMQSGKVTLDKYGNLAESIDTKRLNATIANLDATVGKLNQVIAGVDNGQGSLGKLMKDDQLYNNLNSASTNLNSLIEDMKANPKRYINFSVFGKNNKD; encoded by the coding sequence GTGAAGTTCAGTAAAGAATTAAAAGCTGGTGTAATCGCACTTTTGGCTATAGTAGGTTTTGTGTTGTTGTTTCAATTCATGAAAGGTAGAAGTCTATTTACTACCGATAATATATTTTACGCGAAATACGATAACGTGGAGGGGCTGGCACAGTCTTCTGCGGTTTCCATCAATGGTCTGAAAGTAGGACAGGTTGACAAGATCATTCCTAGAACAGCAAAAGATGGCAAGATCAGTTTTGTTGTAAAAATTACGGTAGATAACAATTTTGAGTTTTCCAAAAATTCAACCCTTGAAATCTTTGAACCCGGATTGATGTCCGGAAAGGAAATGAGGGTAAACCTTATGTATGGTGGTCCAACAGCAAAAGATGGAGATACGCTACTGGGTGCTTTCAAACTCGGAACATTGGGAAGTCTTTCTTCTCAGGTGGGTCCGGTGAAAGATCAGCTGCAAAATGTTTTACATCGTGTAGACTCTCTAATGGCTAATGCTAATCAATTGGTTGATGGGCAGAACAGAGCTGAAATTAAGGCGTTACTTGCCAATCTTAATAAGACAGTAGGTGCTTTGCAGACTACAGCAGGAAGTGTAAACACCCTTGTAGGACATAATGATCCTAAGCTTCAGAAAGTATTGGATGATGCAGCTGTTACGATGCAAAGTGGAAAAGTAACTTTGGATAAATATGGTAATCTTGCAGAAAGTATTGATACTAAAAGACTGAATGCTACGATTGCCAATTTAGATGCTACCGTGGGAAAACTTAATCAGGTGATTGCAGGAGTTGATAACGGACAAGGAAGCTTAGGAAAGCTAATGAAGGATGATCAGTTGTACAATAACCTAAATTCTGCTTCCACAAACCTGAATTCATTGATTGAAGACATGAAAGCAAACCCTAAGAGATACATTAATTTCTCGGTTTTCGGTAAGAATAATAAAGACTAA
- a CDS encoding SurA N-terminal domain-containing protein yields MAILGQIRSKPWLLMGVIALALLAFLVNPESIDKVFGKNPDVLGKVNGEKVTREEFNDQLFVLQQQAEQQGRPKTGLEEQAWQLLVQSKLIKQQFEKLGFEMTDDYFWNQIQYDQMFAQQQQFFDEKGNFKTQELKKEIETLKNTNPEGYNQWLKTRKTVEYRLMARQVFTNISAGITTGKKEAEELMKQRDQLADIDFVKIDYAAYLQKTKINVTTADLAGYIKEHPVMFKAEPSRNIGIVYFPSTPSAADDAAAQKEINKLFSGGTDASGGTENFQNTKNDSMFVMANSDMPFNNQYSKPNQLPQAIQGQIATAAIGQTFGPYKEQNLYVVSKLLDKKTSDSTLSRHILIAFKGSPAGEGVTRSKEQAKKLADSIGAIVKATPAKFTEFLKLSNDPNSAAQGGSLGWTTPETPFVPEFLTYLANNPKGATGVVETQFGYHIINIEDKKAGSMSYKVANLVKEVKPSEATEADSDKKARKFIQQVQGKSFNDFVNIAKKGNYKFSNPKMAKRFDGQLQGLGTDKDGEILGWAFDKKRTKGDTELFTVEGTGDKIVVYLNGKQEAGLADPESVREQIETVVKNKMAAKQISDKIAGAKASNLDQIAKMFASTKQAAQVNMLNPSVAGSMEPKVAGAAFGIAKGKLSNPIEGGTGVYVLIKKSETVNKQPGDLKQFTESVNQRNAGMFGQAWMKSLQDNADIKDYRIEIWNKLGNQQQ; encoded by the coding sequence ATGGCAATTTTAGGACAGATTAGGAGTAAGCCTTGGCTTTTGATGGGAGTGATCGCATTGGCGCTTTTAGCGTTTCTTGTAAACCCCGAAAGTATTGACAAGGTTTTTGGAAAAAATCCTGATGTTTTAGGAAAAGTAAACGGTGAGAAAGTCACCCGCGAAGAGTTCAATGATCAGCTTTTCGTACTGCAGCAGCAGGCTGAACAGCAAGGCCGTCCAAAAACGGGACTTGAAGAGCAGGCTTGGCAGTTACTTGTACAATCTAAACTTATCAAGCAGCAGTTTGAGAAATTGGGCTTTGAAATGACCGATGATTATTTCTGGAATCAAATCCAGTATGATCAGATGTTTGCCCAGCAACAGCAGTTCTTTGATGAGAAAGGTAATTTTAAAACTCAAGAACTTAAAAAAGAAATTGAAACTTTAAAGAACACCAATCCCGAAGGTTACAACCAGTGGTTGAAAACTAGAAAAACAGTAGAATACAGACTGATGGCAAGACAGGTGTTTACTAATATTTCAGCTGGTATTACTACCGGGAAGAAGGAGGCAGAAGAGCTTATGAAGCAGAGAGATCAGCTGGCTGATATTGATTTTGTAAAGATTGACTATGCAGCATATCTTCAGAAAACAAAGATCAATGTTACTACTGCAGACCTTGCCGGCTATATCAAGGAGCATCCTGTAATGTTCAAAGCTGAGCCTAGCAGAAATATCGGTATCGTATATTTTCCATCTACTCCAAGTGCAGCAGATGATGCGGCAGCTCAGAAAGAAATCAATAAACTTTTCTCAGGAGGAACAGATGCTAGCGGAGGTACAGAAAACTTCCAGAATACAAAAAATGACTCCATGTTTGTAATGGCGAATTCAGATATGCCGTTTAATAATCAGTATTCAAAGCCTAACCAATTGCCACAGGCTATTCAGGGGCAGATTGCAACAGCTGCTATTGGACAGACTTTCGGACCTTATAAAGAACAGAACTTATATGTAGTTTCTAAACTTTTGGATAAAAAGACTTCAGACTCTACATTATCAAGACATATCCTTATTGCTTTCAAAGGAAGCCCTGCAGGAGAAGGCGTTACTAGATCCAAAGAGCAGGCTAAAAAATTAGCAGACTCTATCGGAGCTATTGTAAAGGCGACGCCAGCTAAATTTACTGAATTTCTTAAACTTTCAAACGACCCGAATTCTGCAGCTCAAGGAGGAAGCTTAGGATGGACGACTCCGGAAACACCTTTCGTTCCTGAATTCCTTACTTATTTGGCTAATAACCCTAAAGGGGCTACTGGCGTTGTGGAAACACAGTTTGGATACCATATCATCAATATTGAAGATAAAAAGGCAGGGTCAATGAGCTATAAAGTAGCCAACCTTGTAAAAGAAGTGAAGCCTTCAGAAGCTACAGAAGCTGATTCTGATAAAAAAGCAAGAAAATTTATTCAGCAGGTACAAGGAAAATCTTTCAACGACTTCGTGAATATTGCTAAAAAAGGAAACTACAAGTTCTCTAACCCTAAAATGGCTAAAAGATTTGACGGACAGCTTCAAGGATTGGGTACCGATAAAGACGGAGAGATCTTAGGATGGGCTTTCGATAAGAAAAGAACTAAAGGAGATACAGAACTCTTCACTGTAGAAGGGACTGGAGATAAAATTGTAGTATACCTTAACGGAAAACAGGAAGCAGGTCTTGCAGATCCTGAATCGGTAAGAGAACAGATAGAAACTGTCGTTAAAAATAAAATGGCAGCAAAACAAATCTCTGATAAAATTGCAGGAGCTAAAGCTTCAAACTTAGATCAGATTGCTAAAATGTTTGCTTCCACGAAGCAGGCAGCTCAGGTAAATATGCTTAATCCTTCAGTAGCGGGTTCTATGGAGCCTAAAGTTGCAGGTGCAGCCTTCGGTATTGCGAAAGGAAAACTTTCTAACCCTATCGAAGGTGGAACAGGAGTATATGTACTGATCAAAAAGTCAGAGACCGTAAACAAGCAGCCGGGTGACCTTAAGCAGTTTACAGAATCTGTTAACCAGAGAAATGCAGGAATGTTCGGACAGGCTTGGATGAAGAGCCTTCAGGATAATGCAGATATCAAAGATTACAGAATCGAGATCTGGAACAAGCTGGGAAATCAGCAACAGTAA